A window of the Streptomyces albireticuli genome harbors these coding sequences:
- a CDS encoding sensor histidine kinase has product MSVGDRIRGVWHAALVADDDLDTDSVRIGEPPETRRHKLIKLMWIGIWFAYLAAPVEDVLGDHHTAGVDVFGGFGLVAFVGVYLALVFRHTSRPLERRRVFAVLGTLLTTATVLSLALGSAWLVLLVYVCVAIGAVLPMRLARILILVVTGILVLIGVNVGAGSFLWALMLPSLLGGFAMVGVRQMARTTRALREARATVAHLAANEERLRLARDLHDLLGHSLSLITLKSELAGRMLPGSPEAAARQIADIEQVSRQALVDVREAVSGFRRPTLDAEIAGARTALAAAGVTADLDRVAVGAPGEDDGGDSPLAGLTPDAEGALAWALREAVTNVVRHSGARRCEVSLSEAGDELCLTVTDDGHGPARPHGNGLTGLAERLALADGRLETGPGPRGGFRLRAYVPLVRRRVPEDGPAAPLGAP; this is encoded by the coding sequence ATGTCCGTAGGTGACCGCATCCGCGGGGTGTGGCACGCCGCCCTCGTGGCCGACGACGACCTGGACACGGACAGCGTCCGTATCGGGGAGCCGCCCGAGACCCGCCGGCACAAGCTGATCAAGCTGATGTGGATCGGGATCTGGTTCGCCTACCTGGCCGCGCCGGTCGAGGACGTCCTCGGTGACCACCACACGGCCGGCGTCGACGTCTTCGGCGGATTCGGTCTGGTGGCCTTCGTGGGCGTCTACCTCGCCCTCGTCTTCCGGCACACCTCGCGGCCGCTGGAGCGGCGGCGGGTGTTCGCCGTCCTGGGCACGCTGCTGACGACGGCGACGGTGCTCTCGCTGGCGCTGGGCTCCGCCTGGCTCGTGCTGCTCGTCTATGTGTGCGTCGCGATCGGCGCGGTCCTGCCGATGCGGCTGGCCCGGATCCTGATCCTGGTGGTCACCGGGATCCTGGTGCTCATCGGGGTGAACGTGGGCGCGGGGAGCTTCCTGTGGGCCCTGATGCTCCCGTCGCTGCTGGGCGGTTTCGCGATGGTCGGGGTGCGTCAGATGGCGCGGACGACCCGCGCGCTGCGCGAGGCCCGGGCCACGGTCGCCCACCTCGCCGCCAACGAGGAACGGCTGCGGCTCGCCCGCGATCTGCACGACCTCCTCGGCCACTCGCTGTCCCTGATCACTCTCAAGAGCGAGCTGGCGGGGCGGATGCTGCCGGGCAGCCCCGAGGCGGCCGCCCGGCAGATCGCGGACATCGAGCAGGTCAGCCGGCAGGCCCTGGTCGATGTGCGGGAGGCGGTGAGCGGCTTCCGCCGTCCCACCCTGGACGCCGAGATCGCCGGGGCCCGTACGGCCCTGGCCGCCGCCGGTGTCACCGCGGACCTCGACCGGGTCGCCGTCGGCGCCCCCGGCGAGGACGACGGGGGCGACTCCCCGCTCGCCGGCCTGACGCCCGACGCGGAGGGCGCGTTGGCGTGGGCGCTGCGGGAGGCGGTGACGAACGTCGTCCGGCACAGCGGGGCGCGCCGCTGCGAGGTGTCGCTCTCCGAGGCGGGGGACGAGCTCTGCCTGACCGTCACCGACGACGGCCACGGCCCCGCCCGCCCGCACGGCAACGGCCTGACGGGCCTGGCCGAGCGGCTGGCCCTGGCCGACGGCCGGCTGGAGACGGGCCCGGGCCCGCGGGGCGGCTTCCGGCTGCGGGCGTACGTACCGCTGGTGCGGCGGCGGGTGCCCGAGGACGGACCGGCGGCGCCGCTCGGCGCCCCATGA
- the mshB gene encoding N-acetyl-1-D-myo-inositol-2-amino-2-deoxy-alpha-D-glucopyranoside deacetylase: MTDRSALPGRRLLLVHAHPDDESINNGATMAKYAAEGAHVTLVTCTLGEEGEVIPAGLAHLTADRDDTLGPYRVGELAAAMRELGVTDHRFLGGAGRYRDSGMTGAPQNDRPGSFWRADVDEAAASLVEVIREVRPQVLVTYDPEGGYGHPDHIQAHRVAMRAADLAGESAFRRDLGEPHEIAKVYWNCVPLSVVEAGFAQLRERGEGDPFPGIASASDVPGVVPDEEVTAVVAGAAYVGAKAAAMRAHATQVAVDGPFFALSNDLGQPLFPDEYYKLVRGRAAAPREDDLFAGVGV, encoded by the coding sequence ATGACCGACCGCTCCGCCCTGCCAGGCCGCCGGCTGCTCCTGGTGCACGCGCACCCGGACGACGAATCGATCAACAACGGCGCGACCATGGCCAAGTACGCCGCCGAAGGGGCCCACGTCACCCTCGTGACCTGCACCCTCGGTGAAGAGGGCGAGGTGATCCCGGCCGGCCTCGCGCACCTCACCGCCGACCGGGACGACACCCTCGGCCCCTACCGCGTCGGTGAACTGGCCGCCGCGATGAGGGAGCTGGGCGTCACCGACCACCGCTTCCTCGGCGGTGCCGGGCGCTACCGCGACTCCGGCATGACGGGCGCCCCGCAGAACGACCGCCCCGGGTCCTTCTGGCGGGCGGACGTGGACGAGGCCGCCGCATCCCTCGTAGAGGTGATTCGCGAGGTCCGGCCGCAGGTCCTGGTCACCTACGACCCCGAGGGCGGCTACGGCCACCCCGACCACATCCAGGCGCATCGCGTCGCGATGCGCGCGGCCGACCTGGCGGGCGAGTCCGCCTTCCGGCGCGACCTGGGCGAACCGCACGAGATCGCCAAGGTCTACTGGAACTGCGTGCCGCTCTCCGTCGTGGAGGCGGGCTTCGCACAGCTGCGCGAGCGCGGCGAGGGTGACCCCTTCCCCGGCATCGCGTCCGCCTCCGACGTCCCCGGGGTCGTCCCCGACGAGGAGGTGACGGCGGTCGTCGCCGGCGCCGCGTACGTCGGCGCGAAGGCCGCCGCGATGCGCGCCCACGCCACCCAGGTCGCCGTCGACGGGCCGTTCTTCGCGCTCTCCAACGACCTGGGCCAGCCCCTCTTCCCGGACGAGTACTACAAGCTCGTCCGCGGCCGCGCCGCCGCGCCCCGCGAGGACGACCTGTTCGCCGGGGTGGGCGTGTGA
- a CDS encoding ABC transporter permease, whose translation MNTLIKLEIQRTLRNKKFMFFSVLYPAGLYLLIAGGASSTEVVEGTGLTVPLLMMVSMASFGALTAVLVGNSERIAKEREKGWVRQLRLTALPGRGYVTAKVASAAVVSLPSILVVFGVAALVKDVRFDAAWQWFALTGAIWAGSIVFAALGVAVGYLATGDAVRPITFIIYFGLSILGGLWMPVNTFPAWLQDIAEWVPTHAYAALGRSIELGDAPDVKDVAVLVAYLVIFGGAAAWLYRKDTRKA comes from the coding sequence GTGAACACCCTGATCAAGCTTGAAATTCAGCGCACCCTGCGCAACAAGAAGTTCATGTTCTTCTCCGTGCTCTACCCGGCGGGCCTGTATCTGCTGATCGCCGGCGGCGCGAGCAGCACGGAGGTCGTCGAGGGCACCGGGCTGACCGTGCCGCTGCTGATGATGGTCTCCATGGCCTCCTTCGGCGCCCTCACCGCCGTCCTCGTCGGCAACAGCGAGCGCATCGCCAAGGAGCGCGAGAAGGGCTGGGTGCGCCAGCTTCGGCTCACGGCCCTGCCCGGCCGCGGCTATGTGACGGCGAAGGTCGCCTCGGCCGCCGTGGTGTCACTGCCGTCGATCCTGGTGGTGTTCGGGGTCGCCGCCCTCGTGAAGGACGTCCGGTTCGACGCGGCGTGGCAGTGGTTCGCGCTGACGGGCGCGATATGGGCGGGCAGCATCGTCTTCGCCGCGCTGGGCGTGGCGGTCGGCTATCTCGCCACCGGTGACGCCGTGCGTCCGATCACCTTCATCATCTACTTCGGCCTGTCGATCCTGGGCGGCCTCTGGATGCCGGTCAACACCTTCCCGGCGTGGCTCCAGGACATCGCGGAGTGGGTGCCCACCCACGCCTACGCCGCGCTCGGCCGGTCCATCGAGCTGGGCGACGCCCCGGACGTGAAGGACGTGGCCGTCCTGGTCGCCTATCTTGTGATCTTCGGGGGCGCGGCCGCCTGGCTGTACCGCAAGGACACGCGCAAGGCGTGA
- a CDS encoding DUF6113 family protein — protein sequence MAAPLSAGRIALYAVLAVLGALVGVAGGLVQAGWFPGGLTLALLALAGLCYGGLVASGTRLGGAAPGAGWLVAVLLLTDSRPEGDFLFGAGLGSYAFLLGGMAVAVMCATLPKLPQPDGSAVRLGK from the coding sequence ATGGCGGCACCCCTGAGTGCCGGGCGCATCGCCCTCTACGCCGTCCTCGCCGTCCTCGGCGCGCTGGTGGGGGTCGCGGGCGGCCTGGTGCAAGCGGGCTGGTTCCCCGGCGGGTTGACGCTCGCCCTGCTCGCCCTCGCGGGCCTCTGCTACGGCGGGCTCGTCGCGTCCGGCACCCGGCTCGGCGGGGCGGCGCCCGGCGCCGGCTGGCTCGTCGCGGTGCTGCTGCTGACCGACAGCCGGCCGGAGGGCGACTTCCTCTTCGGCGCCGGACTGGGCTCGTACGCCTTCCTGCTGGGCGGGATGGCCGTGGCTGTGATGTGCGCCACGCTCCCGAAACTGCCGCAACCGGACGGCTCCGCAGTCCGACTTGGCAAGTGA
- a CDS encoding ABC transporter ATP-binding protein yields MTTTARTLTGDRHRTAPPVVSFSNVSKSFGQVRAVSELDLRLHPGETVALLGPNGAGKSSTLDLLLGLRDPDAGRVEVFGTTPRQAIARGKVGAMLQSGGLMEDVKVRELVRLACDLHPRAYPVEQVLEHADLRDIADRMVNKLSGGQEQRVRFALATAGANELVVLDEPTTGMDVSARQAFWGVMRAQARAGRTILFATHYLEEADAIADRVIVLHRGRVIADGSAAEIKAKAGARRIVFDLDGHIGEGALRELPFLSSLEISGRTVRIQSHDADATVHALYGLGLYPRNLEVAGLGLEQAFIALTDAATAEEAAQ; encoded by the coding sequence ATGACCACCACAGCACGTACGCTCACGGGGGACCGGCACCGCACCGCACCACCCGTGGTCAGCTTCTCGAACGTCAGCAAGAGCTTCGGCCAGGTGCGGGCCGTCTCGGAGCTGGACCTCCGGCTCCACCCCGGCGAGACCGTCGCCCTCCTCGGTCCGAACGGCGCGGGCAAGTCCTCCACGCTCGACCTCCTGCTGGGCCTGCGTGACCCCGACGCGGGGCGCGTCGAGGTCTTCGGCACCACCCCGCGGCAGGCCATCGCGCGGGGCAAGGTCGGCGCGATGCTCCAGAGCGGCGGCCTGATGGAGGACGTGAAGGTCCGTGAGCTCGTGCGGCTCGCGTGCGACCTGCACCCCCGGGCCTATCCGGTGGAGCAGGTGCTGGAGCACGCGGATCTGCGCGACATCGCGGACCGCATGGTCAACAAGCTCTCCGGCGGCCAGGAGCAGCGGGTGCGGTTCGCGCTCGCCACCGCCGGTGCCAACGAGCTCGTCGTGCTGGACGAACCGACCACCGGCATGGACGTCTCGGCCCGGCAGGCGTTCTGGGGCGTGATGCGCGCCCAGGCCCGCGCCGGCCGGACGATCCTCTTCGCCACGCACTATCTGGAGGAGGCCGACGCGATCGCCGACCGGGTGATCGTGCTGCACCGCGGCAGGGTGATCGCGGACGGCTCGGCCGCCGAGATCAAGGCGAAGGCCGGCGCCCGCCGGATCGTGTTCGACCTGGACGGGCACATCGGCGAGGGCGCGCTGCGCGAACTGCCGTTCCTGTCCTCCCTGGAGATATCGGGCCGCACGGTGCGCATCCAGTCGCACGACGCCGACGCCACCGTCCACGCGCTCTACGGCCTGGGGCTCTACCCCCGCAATCTGGAGGTCGCGGGCCTCGGCCTGGAGCAGGCCTTCATCGCCCTCACCGACGCGGCGACCGCTGAGGAGGCGGCCCAGTGA
- a CDS encoding S9 family peptidase: MTGQLSFPRQQARTQRFSLGAPRAFTVSPDGARVAFLRSRSGTDRAGVLWVLDLDDGRERVAADPALLLGGADEELSAEERARRERSREGSAGVVGYAVDSAVEWAAFALSGRLFVAELRGGTARELVVPGPVVDPRPSPDGRRVAYVTRGALRVVEADGGGDRALAEPGAETVTWGLAEFAAAEEMDRSRGFWWAPDGTSLLVARVDEAPVSSWWIADPAHPDRVPAQIRYPVAGTANAEVSLALVGLDGSRKDVEWDRERYPYLARVHWSAAGPPLLLVQARDQRSQVYLTVDTATGGTRVLRVEEDANWLDLFPGVPVWNPDGRLVRIADEGDARVLAVDDRVLTGPRLHVRAVLDAGAEDVLVSASAGPEAADPETGETHVYRVGERGVERLSEGPGWHSAVRCGAVTVLVSTSPERSGALVRVLRDGVRAATIPSYAQTPVLTARARLTEAGARRIPCAVLLPTGYAEGDGPLPVLMDPYGGPHGPRVVAAQNAHLTSQWFADQGFAVVVADGRGTPHRSPGWEKAVRDDFAGVTLDDQVEAVQALAGRFPLDLGRVAIRGWSYGGYLAALAVLRRPDVFHAGIAGAPVTDWRLYDTHYTERYLGDPERQPAVYARNSLVTDEGLSGAAAENRPLMVIHGLADDNVVAAHTLRLSSALLAAGRPHEVLPLSGVTHMTPQEQVAENLLLLQVDFLKRSLGIS, translated from the coding sequence ATGACCGGACAGCTCTCGTTTCCTCGGCAGCAAGCCCGTACACAACGTTTTTCCCTCGGCGCGCCGCGCGCGTTCACGGTGTCGCCGGACGGCGCGCGTGTCGCGTTCCTGCGCTCCCGCTCCGGCACCGACCGGGCGGGGGTGCTGTGGGTGCTCGACCTCGACGACGGACGGGAGCGTGTGGCGGCCGATCCCGCCCTGCTGCTGGGCGGCGCCGACGAGGAGCTCTCCGCGGAGGAGCGGGCGCGCCGCGAGCGCAGCCGCGAAGGCTCGGCCGGCGTCGTCGGGTACGCGGTGGACAGCGCCGTGGAGTGGGCGGCGTTCGCCCTGTCGGGGCGCCTGTTCGTGGCCGAACTGCGCGGCGGCACCGCCCGTGAACTGGTCGTCCCCGGCCCGGTGGTCGACCCGCGGCCCTCGCCCGACGGCCGCCGGGTGGCCTATGTGACGCGCGGCGCGCTGCGCGTGGTCGAGGCGGACGGCGGCGGCGACCGCGCCCTGGCCGAGCCCGGGGCGGAGACCGTGACCTGGGGGCTGGCGGAGTTCGCCGCCGCCGAGGAGATGGACCGCTCGCGGGGCTTCTGGTGGGCTCCGGACGGGACGTCGCTGCTGGTGGCACGGGTGGACGAGGCGCCGGTGAGCAGCTGGTGGATCGCCGATCCCGCCCATCCGGACCGGGTGCCCGCGCAGATCCGCTACCCGGTGGCCGGCACCGCCAACGCGGAGGTGTCGCTGGCCCTGGTGGGTCTGGACGGCAGCCGTAAGGACGTCGAGTGGGACCGCGAGCGCTATCCCTACCTGGCGCGTGTGCACTGGTCGGCGGCCGGTCCCCCGCTGCTGCTGGTGCAGGCGCGCGACCAGCGCAGCCAGGTGTACCTCACCGTGGACACCGCGACGGGCGGCACGCGCGTGCTGCGCGTGGAGGAGGACGCAAACTGGCTGGATCTTTTCCCCGGGGTGCCCGTGTGGAACCCGGACGGGCGACTCGTACGCATCGCCGACGAGGGTGACGCGCGGGTCCTGGCGGTGGACGACCGGGTGCTGACCGGGCCGCGGTTGCACGTGCGGGCCGTGCTGGACGCCGGGGCGGAGGACGTGCTGGTCTCGGCGTCGGCCGGTCCGGAGGCGGCGGATCCGGAGACCGGCGAGACCCACGTCTACCGCGTCGGCGAGCGCGGGGTGGAGCGTCTCTCCGAGGGCCCGGGGTGGCACTCGGCGGTGCGCTGCGGGGCGGTGACGGTCCTGGTCTCCACGTCACCGGAGCGCAGCGGTGCCCTCGTTCGGGTCCTGCGCGACGGCGTGCGGGCGGCCACGATTCCCTCGTACGCGCAGACGCCCGTGCTGACCGCCCGCGCGCGCCTGACGGAGGCGGGCGCACGCCGTATCCCGTGCGCCGTGCTGCTGCCGACGGGTTACGCGGAGGGCGACGGGCCGCTGCCGGTGCTGATGGACCCCTACGGCGGGCCGCACGGGCCGCGGGTGGTCGCCGCGCAGAACGCCCACCTGACCTCCCAGTGGTTCGCCGACCAGGGCTTCGCGGTGGTCGTGGCCGACGGGCGCGGCACGCCGCACCGCTCACCCGGCTGGGAGAAGGCCGTCCGGGACGACTTCGCGGGCGTCACCCTGGACGACCAGGTCGAGGCGGTACAGGCGCTGGCCGGGCGCTTCCCGCTGGACCTCGGCCGGGTGGCGATCCGCGGCTGGTCGTACGGCGGCTACCTCGCGGCGCTGGCGGTGCTGCGCCGCCCGGACGTCTTCCACGCGGGGATCGCGGGCGCGCCGGTCACGGACTGGCGGCTGTACGACACGCACTACACGGAGCGCTATCTGGGTGACCCGGAGCGGCAGCCGGCGGTGTACGCGCGCAATTCGCTGGTCACCGACGAGGGGCTGTCGGGGGCCGCGGCGGAGAACCGGCCGCTGATGGTGATCCACGGGCTCGCGGACGACAACGTGGTCGCGGCGCACACGCTGCGGCTGTCCTCGGCGCTGCTCGCGGCGGGCCGTCCGCACGAGGTGCTGCCGCTGTCGGGGGTGACGCACATGACCCCGCAGGAGCAGGTCGCGGAGAATCTGCTGCTGCTCCAAGTCGATTTCCTCAAGCGGTCGCTGGGGATCTCCTGA